A region of Aquila chrysaetos chrysaetos chromosome 13, bAquChr1.4, whole genome shotgun sequence DNA encodes the following proteins:
- the CNIH4 gene encoding protein cornichon homolog 4 encodes MESVVFIFSLIDCCALIFLSVYFIITLSDLECDYINARSCCSKLNKWVVPEVIGHAVVTVLMLISLHWFIFLLNLPVATWNIYRYIMVPSGNMGVFDPTEIHNRGQLKSHMKEAMIKLGFHLLCFFMYLYSMILALIND; translated from the exons ATGGAGTCGGTGGTCTTCATTTTCTCGCTGATTGACTGCTGCGCCCTCATCTTCCTCTCCGTCTACTTC ATAATTACACTATCAGATTTGGAATGTGACTACATTAATGCTAGATCATGCTGCTCAAAACTCAATAAA TGGGTGGTCCCTGAGGTGATTGGCCATGCTGTTGTAACGGTATTAATGCTTATTTCATTGCACTGGTTCATCTTTCTCCTTAATTTGCCAGTAGCAACATGGAATATATATCG GTACATTATGGTGCCAAGTGGAAACATGGGGGTATTTGATCCCACAGAGATCCATAACCGAGGACAACTGAAATCGCACATGAAGGAAGCCATGATTAAACTAGGCTTTcatctgctctgtttcttcatGTACCTTTACAG TATGATTCTGGCTTTGATAAACGATTGA